The DNA sequence CAATCAACACTTGAGCATCTCTCACTCAAAAGAAAGAAGGGCTTTTATTGGACAGATGTCACGAAATACCCAATCCTCAATAAGACCAGCCCTCTCTTCCTGACCCAACTGACCAGACAATTCTCACGCTTCAAATGAGAATTTGTGCTTTCAATCTTGTTCTTAGCTCCGGTTCCCTTTGCCTTTCGGAGATGCCACAGCTTCTAATGTGTTCGTGTTCGTGCATGATAGTGTAATTGTATCACCATATAGGATGTAAAGAGAGAAACAGATCAACTAATCAAAAGACTTAGTGTAACCCATTTTACCATCAGAAATATACGaaatctttaacaaaaatgatacgACTTTGTAGAATTGTTACATTTTTAACAAATGAGAGTGCTACCGACCTTTAAGAAGTCACCAGCCTGAATCATGAAATCCTTAATCACTCTATGGAACTGGCATCCCTTGTAACCCACAGGCAACCCGGCTTTCCTGCCAATTTAGCTCCATTTAagctaaaattttatataaaatccgTAATTGAAATGAGTAAACTATAAATTCAATTACCAGGTTCAtgcatatgagagagagagagagagagagagagagagagagagagagagagagagagagagagagagagagagagagagagagtgaaatttACACTATTTTTACCTGTACTCGCCGGTGCAGAACTGCCTGCGGGGTAACACAAAAATACAAAGTAAATTCATTTTAGTAAATTTAAGCAAAAGGAGCATAAGAGAGGGAAAGTGTGAGGGGGAAGTGGCAAGACCTGAAATTTTCTGCGGTTTTGGGAGCGATATCGGCGAAGAGCTCCATCTTGATGCGGCCGGCGGGGATGTTACCGATGGTTATGTCAAAGAATACGATTGGGTTCTTCGGATTCGGCGGCCGCACTTGCCACTCCACCGTGTTCCCTCCTCCTGACGCCATCGATGTCAAACTAGCAGCTTCTTACTCCTGCTAATCGATTTCCTTTCCCTCTTCTCAGTTTGGGGTCTAAAGACGGCGTGGTTGCGTATATTTGAAGCAAATGGTGTGGGCTTCGGCTCGGGCCAATTTATCATATCgtttatcaaaataatttttatagatttatttttttatttttttatggcaTTTGATTTTTACAGCAactacttaaaaataaattaatttaaaatatatcaaattatttaaaatgaattatatCAATCAATGTGATAAAAAGGAGAAATGACATTAAAGTATGAAACATGGAGTCTTCTTCGTGTATCCTATTTGAAATTAACATGTTAATttggaatttatataaaaaattatttttttaaagatagtgCTAGCGGGCTGCCCAACACTTAACGATGTGCGTATCATTAACACAAATATgaggattatttttttttatttgtaaatattttttaagatccttaattattaagaacaaATTACACAATTTCACTGATAGtcatttccttaatcattaagtaaaaaaataaattaaaaaaattaaaattcatgaGCGGTAAGTTTGACCActagcattttcttttttttaataataacttctactttttttcaaatggagtaCGAGGGGATTGCATACtccaatactatatatagtattatctaataaaaaatgataaaattctaATATAGAAAATTacgaaaataaagataaaaaatcaaatcaatataagtaaaaagaaaaatctaatgaattatgtttcaaaattatgTCACtcaaattctaaattattaCTTCTTATGTAGGCTTACATCTACCAATTGAATCTAAGGAAAATTAAGGAGGAAGATAGTAGTAAGtttttaagagtaatgttaaagATAGTTTTAAAGTGTGCAAGCCCTATGCATTTTTTGGGGTCCAAATTTACTtaccatttttaaaaaataataatagatataattttagaatatgtAAGTCTTAcgtattttctttgaaaaaaaatatatctattattaaaaaaattaattttcttatatgaatatcaaatttatctatttttttaatgagagtGTTGTGGCCTTTATGCactgtaaaaatcatttctcaatttttaattttgaaataagaattgcaaggatatatatatatatattcaacagGCATCATTCATTGAAATAAACCAACCAAAATGAGTCTTACAAAAATAGAGTCCTACAAAATTTTACACCATTATAAATGGGGTCTTTTCCATTATGAAAGTCAAGGAGGTACGGTGGGATAAAATCAATGGGAATGTTTCTATAAAGTTGATTGGAAGTGGCCATTGCCCTATAGAATGTGCGCATCGATTTAGCTGTCGATGTATTTTTCTGATTTGCCAGCTTTCAAAAGTTTAGAGAACATGCCTGATGTCACTGATTAATATGATACTCAATTTGCACATGTTTGTTCCTTTCGTCTTCCGATCAAATATGTCTTCATACATACTTCTTTCTTCTTGTGTATTAGGATTGCAATCCCTCCCTATTCTCTAAAGAAATTGAactacttacaatatatatatatatatatatatatatatatatggcaataaaaaagtataataaattcttttttcctAAGAAAAATGTTTGCTAATCAATCGACCCTTTAGTTCTTTCTCTGTGTGTATACCAATTCCAAGAAGTTTTTTTCTCGGATTGAATGCAACTCGGCCAAGACATCCTTGATATTCATCCTTTCTTTTGGAAGTTCCATGGAACAAGCTACTCCGACCCCAAGTATCAAACTCAAGCATTCTTGGATGTTGGAACTTGTAATTTGACTTTGGTAGGAAGCATCATCCGATCTTGATCTTGACGCGCCGTGATCTTCTCTTTCCCAAAGAAGAACAGGATCAACAACATCAACCAGTCGTTCAGGCAGAGCTCCCTTGACAAATTCATGTAGCGAAAAGTCATCCTTGAACATGTCATCGGTTGGCCTTTTTCCAGTGAACATCTCCAATAAGAGTATGCCATAACTGTAAACATCTCCATTTGTTGACACCTCATTTCCCATTCCGTACTCTGTACATTCATACACAAcatattttgttttgtaatcATTGTTTTGTACTTCTAgttaacacaaaaaaaaaaaaaaaccaaaatataatcTTGGAATTTGGAATGATCATCTCTCATGACGATCACGGAATAGAATTAAAGAACTGGAGAtggaatgataaaaaaaaaaattgagatctaagcaaagaaaataccagaatttatgtggtttggttgTATAGTCATCAAATCTCCATGATCAGTTGTATATATAGTCTATGATGACATATAAACCAAGATCAACAGTATCAACAATGTTTGTGtcttgttcttttcttggtaGCTCGATGGGAAGAAGACCTTGTTAAAACTCAATCTTCATGATTTTTGTTATCTGTTTATACTGGTTGGTATGTTGGTTGCTTTTATGGCTGGATTTACATGCTTCTTTGCATTGGTTGGTTATTGTTCTATCCTGGTTATGCATTTCTGTATCTTGTGATGCCTTTGTTATGGTTGCATCTGTGCTTCTGTGAACCTCCATTTGCTTTTTCAGTTGGTGTAATTTGTGGCCAATGATAAGCCTTTGTCATTTGTTGTTCTAAACTACCAGGAATCTATCCTAACTAGTATTTTAGAACACGAACTGAAAATACTAATGCTCAATTTGAATAgtcaaaaaatatcttgattTATTTAAAGCTAAATTGAAAATACTCACCAGGAGGAGCATAACCCACTGTTCCTTTTACTCCAATGGAGCTTGAATGATCAATTGAATAATCTTGAGTGATATCAATAAGGAATCTTGCCAAGCCAAAGTCACCTACGTGTGCAGTCATTTCTTCATCGAGAAGAACATTGCCTGGTTTGAGATCACAGTGAACGATTGGTGTAGCACAATGATGGTGAAGATATTCCATAGCACTTGCAATATCAGTGGCGATATCTAGCCTTTGAAGGAGACTCAAACTCTGTTGTTTTCTAGAAGCCTCGTTTGTTCTTGGGGTTGGGTGCAACCACTCATCTAGGTTGCCGTTTTCCATGAGTTCATACACCAAAGCCTTGAAATCATGACCTTGATAGTCAACACTTGAACAAGCTGTAAGTACCTTCACTAGATTCCGATGCCTAATATTTCTCAAAGCCTCACATTCAGTAATGAAACTCTCTGAAGCTCCATGGCGCAAAAGGTTGAGGACCTTGACAGCAATTGTAGATGTACCCTGATCAAGAATTCCTTTATACACAGATCCAAAGCTACCCACCCCAATTAAATTAGTCGAGGAGAACCCATCGGTAGCTTTTAGGAGACTTTGGTAAGATACATTCAAAAGCAAATTTTCTGAGTTTTTTGgactattttcttttcttttcttttttaaagaaataagtaGACATAACAGAACCAAAGTTACTCCAAGTAGTCCAGAAAGTATAGAGATTACCAACTTCAAGGTAAGGGTCAACTTCCGTCtcttattagatttttcatGCTTACATATCCGAAGCTGAAACTCAGTTATCCCACCACAGAGCTCACCATTTCCCTTAACTGAAGTTCCACTTGCGTTATTGAAAACACCCCGTGTTGGTACCTGCCCCCTAAAATGGTTGTAAGAGAGATCCAATATATGCAGGAAGTTGAAATGTTCCAAAAAATTTGGAATTTCTCCAGACAAATTGTTGTATGAAAGATCTAAAAGTTCAATGCCTCTTAATGATTCAAATGATGAAGGAATGGACCCCTGGAAGAAGTTCTTTCTGATGGCAAGAACTTCTAGTTCTACACAGTTGCCAAGACTTGCTGGGATTTCACCGAATAACTTATTTGCAGAAATAATTAAACTTTCTAGATTTTTCAAGTTTCCTATTTCCATGGGGAGAATTCCTGTAAATAGGTTCTCAGACAAGTCGATGTCAATTGGTGAGAATGAGAGACCCATGACTTGTGGGGGTATTACACCACTGAGTTTGTTCCTAGAAAGAACCAAAGACAGCAAATTTTGGCACTTGGCTAGGCTTTGAGGGATTCGACCACGAAGATTATTCCCTCCTAAATTCAATTCCACCAACAAT is a window from the Carya illinoinensis cultivar Pawnee chromosome 14, C.illinoinensisPawnee_v1, whole genome shotgun sequence genome containing:
- the LOC122293930 gene encoding probable LRR receptor-like serine/threonine-protein kinase At3g47570, giving the protein MAPHASSSFRIMLAFVFLWCFGSLITFVVGRGNETDRLALLDFKAKMHDPLGVLSSWNDSIHFCRWQGVSCGRRQHQRVTKLDLQSQNLGGFISPQLGNLSFLKELNLLNNSFIHTIPPEVGLLRRLQVLELGKNSVNGQIPSNISGCTNLIYVGVHYNQLVGEIPAELASFSKLRWLYIYNNKLAGSIPSSFGNLSSLEVLDVVFNELSGSIPDSFGQLQKLTSLSLGSNRFSGTFPPSIFNLSSITVFDVGYNRIQGSLPWDLGVTLPNLKSFNIFVNQFTGSIPVSIANASYLYDLKMHSNKLTGKVPSLEMLYRLQKFVIHSNLLGNSGGNDLSFLCSLKNATDLSILAIGSNKLGGVLPNCIGNFSTTLSRLLLRHNRIFGSIPKGIGNLINLEKLDMAENTISGNIPSEIGYLEKLITLDLSTNNHSGNIPPSLGNLTLLVELNLGGNNLRGRIPQSLAKCQNLLSLVLSRNKLSGVIPPQVMGLSFSPIDIDLSENLFTGILPMEIGNLKNLESLIISANKLFGEIPASLGNCVELEVLAIRKNFFQGSIPSSFESLRGIELLDLSYNNLSGEIPNFLEHFNFLHILDLSYNHFRGQVPTRGVFNNASGTSVKGNGELCGGITEFQLRICKHEKSNKRRKLTLTLKLVISILSGLLGVTLVLLCLLISLKKKRKENSPKNSENLLLNVSYQSLLKATDGFSSTNLIGVGSFGSVYKGILDQGTSTIAVKVLNLLRHGASESFITECEALRNIRHRNLVKVLTACSSVDYQGHDFKALVYELMENGNLDEWLHPTPRTNEASRKQQSLSLLQRLDIATDIASAMEYLHHHCATPIVHCDLKPGNVLLDEEMTAHVGDFGLARFLIDITQDYSIDHSSSIGVKGTVGYAPPEYGMGNEVSTNGDVYSYGILLLEMFTGKRPTDDMFKDDFSLHEFVKGALPERLVDVVDPVLLWEREDHGASRSRSDDASYQSQITSSNIQECLSLILGVGVACSMELPKERMNIKDVLAELHSIREKNFLELVYTQRKN